In the genome of Bradyrhizobium arachidis, one region contains:
- a CDS encoding SDR family NAD(P)-dependent oxidoreductase yields MNMQNERVVIITGGSSGIGRAAALRFANQGDKVLITGRRAGPIEQTAAEHRNIAGLVADTASAEDANRTIAEAVGKWGRLDALVNNAGAGAILPLSDAAADRIDDILSVNVVGPSLLARAALPHLKATQGTIINISSTFGHRPAAGLSHYAASKAALEQLTRCWALELAPFGIRVNAVAAGPTESGALTGMMGLSAEQAEAVKDDERARIPLRRRGVPDDIAPWIVQLAGPASQWITGQVLAVDGGLGLT; encoded by the coding sequence ATGAACATGCAGAACGAAAGAGTCGTGATCATCACAGGCGGCAGCTCCGGCATCGGCCGGGCGGCAGCACTGCGTTTCGCCAACCAGGGCGACAAGGTGCTCATCACCGGCCGCCGCGCCGGTCCCATCGAACAGACAGCAGCGGAGCATCGGAATATCGCAGGCTTGGTTGCGGACACTGCCTCCGCCGAGGACGCCAATCGGACCATCGCTGAGGCTGTCGGCAAATGGGGCCGGCTGGACGCGCTCGTCAACAACGCCGGCGCCGGAGCCATTCTTCCGCTGTCGGATGCGGCGGCGGACCGGATCGACGACATCCTTTCCGTCAACGTGGTCGGTCCAAGCCTGCTCGCCCGCGCCGCGCTTCCTCACCTGAAGGCGACGCAGGGCACCATCATCAACATCTCCTCCACGTTCGGTCATCGGCCTGCCGCGGGGCTGTCCCACTACGCCGCCAGCAAGGCGGCGCTGGAACAACTGACCCGCTGCTGGGCGCTCGAGCTGGCGCCATTCGGAATCAGGGTGAATGCGGTCGCCGCCGGCCCTACGGAATCGGGGGCCCTGACGGGGATGATGGGGCTATCTGCGGAACAGGCTGAAGCCGTCAAGGACGACGAGCGCGCGCGGATTCCGCTCCGTCGTCGCGGCGTTCCCGACGACATTGCGCCATGGATCGTCCAGCTGGCAGGCCCCGCCTCGCAATGGATCACCGGCCAGGTTCTGGCCGTCGATGGCGGCCTGGGACTGACCTAG
- a CDS encoding TonB-dependent receptor — MGKRLWFKRRWLMASVSTGLGLVFAGQAGAAQDEETNVQNLPAVEVTAPPSTPRRTAPSRPVARVAGTSSSTRPKTRIYVYPTSPGTGRGLDVDKVPSAINAVDANQIRRTNSPNIADALQQYVPGVSINEVTGNPFQPDVQFRGYVASPLAGTPQGLAVYQNGVRINEAFSDIVNWDLIPTAAIRSAVVVTNNPAYGLNALGGAIDLQMKNGFNYQGAEIDVMGGSFGRIQGSAQWGKQVDRNWSVYGALEGIHDNGFRNFSASDVRRFYGDVGYRFEGNEFHLNGGVANNSLAGPSTVPAELLQQYWGATYTTPQTISNKVGYLNLTGKVEATPTWTFEGTAHVRAFKQNTVDGNPTDTVPCDADATLLCFGDVDPLTGLQPSANGLNGVQLANPFAPGAILGEIDRTSTKSTTFGVSGQATNIDQLFGHENRFVIGASYDVSSTRFIGSAELGTIGTNYVVTGSGIFLGQSGDPTSIGPVSLRTVNQYHGLYALDTFNVDDRFAVTGGGRFNAARVTLMDQLGTALNGDHTYDRFNPIIGATYKITSEVTAYAGYSEANRVPTPLELGCADPARPCIIGQFLIADPPLQQVVSKTFEAGFRGTKELNIGSLGWKIGAYRATNYDDILATPIPGLTGFGFFQNVGRTRRQGIEAEVSLKSNVLQFQASYAFLDARFLDALTLGSDSPFADADGNIQVLPGNHIPRLPSHLIKASIEYAITDVWKVGGDALFVSSQYFVGDESNQFPKLPSYAVFNLHTSYQVTKNLQLYGRVNNIFDNRYSTVGTFFDREALPNFTNGGAEFTDPRSLSPARPRAFYAGMRVTF; from the coding sequence ATGGGCAAGCGTCTTTGGTTCAAGCGTCGTTGGTTGATGGCCTCGGTTTCGACCGGGCTGGGGCTGGTCTTCGCGGGCCAGGCCGGCGCCGCGCAGGACGAGGAGACCAACGTCCAGAACCTGCCGGCGGTCGAGGTGACGGCGCCGCCCTCGACACCGAGGCGCACCGCGCCATCGCGCCCGGTCGCGCGCGTGGCGGGAACATCGTCGTCCACGCGCCCCAAAACGCGCATCTACGTCTACCCGACGTCGCCGGGCACGGGCAGAGGTCTCGATGTCGACAAGGTCCCGTCGGCGATCAATGCCGTCGATGCCAACCAGATCAGGCGCACCAACTCGCCGAATATTGCTGATGCCCTGCAGCAGTATGTGCCCGGTGTCAGCATCAATGAGGTAACCGGCAATCCCTTCCAGCCTGACGTCCAATTTCGCGGCTATGTGGCTTCGCCTCTGGCCGGAACGCCGCAGGGGCTCGCCGTTTACCAGAATGGCGTACGCATCAACGAAGCTTTTTCCGACATCGTCAATTGGGATCTCATCCCGACGGCAGCCATTCGATCCGCGGTGGTGGTGACCAACAATCCTGCTTACGGCCTCAATGCGCTCGGCGGCGCCATCGATCTGCAGATGAAGAACGGGTTCAACTACCAAGGCGCCGAGATCGACGTCATGGGCGGCTCATTCGGCCGCATCCAGGGCTCCGCACAATGGGGCAAGCAGGTCGATAGAAACTGGTCTGTCTACGGCGCGCTCGAAGGCATTCACGACAACGGCTTCCGCAATTTCTCGGCATCGGACGTCCGGCGCTTCTATGGCGATGTCGGGTATCGCTTTGAAGGCAACGAGTTCCACCTCAATGGCGGCGTCGCCAACAATTCCTTGGCAGGACCCAGCACTGTTCCGGCCGAATTGCTCCAGCAATACTGGGGGGCGACCTATACAACGCCACAAACCATTTCCAACAAGGTCGGCTATCTCAACCTGACCGGCAAGGTGGAGGCGACGCCGACCTGGACCTTTGAGGGCACGGCGCATGTGCGGGCCTTCAAACAGAATACCGTGGACGGAAATCCGACCGATACGGTGCCCTGCGACGCCGATGCGACGCTGCTTTGCTTTGGCGATGTCGACCCTTTGACTGGCCTCCAACCGTCGGCCAATGGCCTCAATGGCGTTCAGCTCGCAAATCCCTTTGCGCCAGGTGCCATCCTCGGCGAGATTGATCGCACCAGCACGAAATCGACCACGTTTGGCGTATCCGGGCAGGCGACCAACATCGATCAGCTATTCGGTCACGAGAACCGCTTCGTGATCGGCGCAAGCTACGATGTCAGCAGCACGCGTTTCATCGGTAGCGCTGAATTGGGAACCATCGGCACGAACTATGTCGTCACGGGCAGCGGCATATTCCTGGGGCAGTCCGGCGATCCGACATCGATCGGTCCGGTGTCCCTTCGCACCGTCAATCAATATCACGGGCTCTATGCGCTCGACACGTTCAACGTGGACGATCGCTTTGCGGTGACGGGGGGCGGCCGGTTCAATGCGGCCCGTGTCACGCTGATGGACCAGCTCGGCACCGCCCTCAATGGCGATCATACTTATGATCGTTTCAATCCGATCATTGGCGCCACTTACAAGATCACGTCCGAGGTGACCGCCTATGCGGGCTATTCCGAGGCCAACCGGGTGCCGACGCCACTCGAACTCGGCTGCGCCGATCCGGCGAGGCCGTGCATCATCGGGCAGTTCCTGATCGCTGACCCCCCACTGCAGCAGGTCGTATCCAAGACGTTTGAAGCTGGCTTCCGCGGTACCAAGGAATTGAACATCGGTTCGCTCGGCTGGAAGATCGGTGCCTACCGTGCCACCAACTACGATGACATCCTCGCGACCCCAATTCCGGGCCTGACGGGCTTCGGCTTCTTCCAGAACGTCGGCCGGACGCGCAGGCAGGGTATCGAAGCCGAGGTGAGCCTGAAGTCGAATGTGCTTCAGTTCCAGGCGAGCTACGCATTCCTGGATGCGCGCTTCCTCGATGCGCTGACGCTTGGCTCAGACAGCCCGTTCGCCGACGCCGACGGCAACATCCAGGTCTTGCCGGGTAATCACATTCCGCGGCTGCCGAGCCACCTCATCAAGGCCAGCATCGAATATGCTATTACCGATGTTTGGAAGGTCGGGGGTGACGCGCTCTTTGTCTCAAGCCAGTATTTCGTCGGCGATGAGTCCAACCAGTTTCCCAAGCTGCCATCCTACGCCGTGTTCAACCTCCACACCTCCTACCAGGTCACCAAGAACCTCCAGCTTTACGGTCGCGTCAACAACATCTTCGACAACCGCTACTCGACCGTCGGCACCTTCTTCGATCGCGAAGCCTTGCCCAACTTCACCAATGGCGGCGCGGAATTCACCGACCCGCGCTCACTGAGCCCGGCAAGACCGCGCGCGTTCTATGCGGGCATGCGGGTGACGTTCTAG
- a CDS encoding histidine kinase, giving the protein MWQNLSLRARINLLLALLLALGLAVNIGRQVAEAGPRVQAEDQSVIRLAREFIEMIVADLNEAPDPDARLNQIARDLSRLRHVSIALMDSSGSPLTPPRPDTDDDTRGPPAWFVSLVHPEQTAVSVPVSVRGKPGSLLIISHPDDEIAEIWDGIVTQLEVGSVIALALFFLMMTVVGRALTPLKSLSDVMAELEDGRYEARVAPGGAPELAAICTKLNHLAATLGEAVEDKRRLAERAVSLQDIERKEIARELHDEFGPYLFSLRAHASALAKQADGRDPSAEAVRKHGSAMMEQINALQQFNRRVLERLRPVGLAELGLRQALESLSRLWRESHPDVAIETVISPALGPTTGETADLTIYRIVQEALTNVFRHAGATSVHVVIEPVEQAGGRSCARVRVSDNGRGMEPGQKLGFGLVGMRERILALGGTLNVVSSDGGLTLEALVPTVVS; this is encoded by the coding sequence ATGTGGCAAAATCTATCGTTGCGTGCGCGCATCAACCTGCTGCTGGCGCTGTTGCTGGCACTGGGGCTCGCCGTCAATATCGGCCGGCAGGTCGCCGAGGCAGGTCCCCGCGTGCAGGCCGAGGACCAGAGCGTGATCCGGCTTGCGCGCGAGTTCATCGAGATGATCGTTGCCGATCTCAACGAGGCGCCCGATCCGGATGCCAGGCTGAACCAGATCGCGCGCGATCTCAGCCGGCTCCGCCATGTCAGCATCGCCCTCATGGATTCCAGCGGGAGCCCGCTGACGCCGCCGCGCCCAGACACCGATGACGACACGCGCGGGCCGCCCGCCTGGTTCGTGAGTTTGGTTCATCCCGAGCAGACCGCGGTTAGTGTCCCGGTCTCGGTCCGTGGCAAGCCCGGCTCTCTCCTGATCATCTCGCATCCCGATGACGAGATCGCCGAGATCTGGGACGGCATCGTGACCCAGCTCGAGGTCGGCTCGGTGATCGCGCTCGCGCTGTTTTTCCTGATGATGACGGTGGTTGGCCGCGCGCTCACCCCGCTTAAATCCCTCTCCGACGTGATGGCCGAGCTCGAAGACGGCCGCTATGAGGCGCGCGTCGCGCCAGGCGGCGCGCCGGAGCTGGCCGCGATCTGCACCAAGCTCAATCACTTGGCCGCAACGCTCGGCGAGGCCGTCGAGGACAAGCGGCGCCTTGCCGAACGCGCGGTGTCGCTCCAGGATATCGAGCGCAAGGAGATCGCGCGCGAGTTGCACGACGAGTTCGGGCCCTATCTGTTCTCGCTGCGGGCGCATGCCAGTGCGCTGGCGAAGCAGGCGGACGGGCGTGATCCGAGTGCGGAAGCGGTGCGAAAGCACGGCAGCGCGATGATGGAGCAGATCAACGCGCTCCAGCAATTCAATCGCCGCGTGCTGGAGCGGCTCCGCCCCGTCGGCTTGGCCGAGCTCGGCCTGCGCCAGGCGCTGGAATCGCTGTCGCGGCTGTGGCGGGAGTCACATCCCGATGTCGCGATCGAAACCGTGATCTCGCCGGCGCTGGGCCCGACGACGGGCGAGACCGCCGATCTCACCATCTACCGCATCGTGCAGGAGGCGCTCACCAACGTGTTCCGCCATGCCGGCGCCACCTCCGTCCACGTCGTCATCGAACCCGTGGAGCAGGCCGGCGGCCGCTCCTGCGCGCGGGTGCGGGTCAGCGACAATGGCCGCGGCATGGAGCCGGGCCAGAAGCTGGGTTTCGGCCTCGTCGGCATGCGCGAGCGGATTCTAGCACTGGGCGGCACGCTCAACGTCGTTTCTAGCGACGGCGGTCTGACCTTGGAGGCGCTGGTTCCCACAGTGGTGTCCTGA
- a CDS encoding response regulator, with protein MRILIVDDHPIVASGCRAVLADEGEIEILEAADAEDGESVFIVERPDLSIIDINLPTVSGFELARRILERAPEARIIMFSMNDDPAFAARAIECGAKGYVSKTGDPDDLVEAIRAVGAGGTYLPTAIARSIAFAGPALAQSPLSKLNAREMEILRLLSAGKSLSEIAWLVQSSYKTVANTSSIMRQKLGVKTSVELVRLAIDSGVA; from the coding sequence ATGCGCATTCTGATCGTCGACGATCATCCCATTGTCGCCTCCGGCTGCCGCGCCGTGCTGGCCGACGAAGGCGAGATCGAAATCCTGGAGGCCGCCGACGCCGAGGACGGCGAAAGCGTCTTCATCGTTGAGCGCCCCGACCTCTCGATCATCGACATCAACCTGCCGACCGTCTCCGGCTTCGAGCTCGCGCGCCGCATCCTCGAGCGCGCGCCCGAGGCTCGTATCATCATGTTCAGCATGAACGACGACCCAGCGTTTGCCGCGCGCGCAATCGAATGCGGCGCCAAGGGCTACGTCTCCAAGACCGGCGACCCCGACGACCTCGTCGAGGCGATCCGTGCCGTCGGCGCCGGCGGCACTTACCTGCCCACGGCGATCGCGCGCAGCATTGCCTTTGCCGGGCCTGCGCTGGCGCAAAGCCCGCTGTCGAAGCTGAACGCGCGCGAGATGGAGATCCTGCGGCTGCTCAGCGCCGGAAAGAGCCTGTCCGAGATCGCCTGGCTGGTGCAGTCGTCCTACAAGACGGTGGCCAACACCTCCTCGATCATGCGACAGAAGCTCGGCGTGAAGACCTCGGTCGAGCTGGTACGGCTGGCCATCGACAGCGGCGTCGCCTGA
- the fghA gene encoding S-formylglutathione hydrolase translates to MTIQTVSTNKSYGGVQGVYRHASKATGTDMVFSVYVPPHADGAKLPVVWYLSGLTCTHANVTEKGEFRKACAELGLIFVAPDTSPRGPDVPGDANNAYDFGLGAGFYVDATQEPFARNYRMWSYVTDELPNVVAGNFPVDAKRQSVMGHSMGGHGALTVALRNPHRFRAASAFAPIVAPSQVPWGIKALTGYLGPNKDAWRNHDTVALIEDGAKFSGFLVDVGEADNFLKEQLKPELLEAACAKANIPLTMRRQAGYDHSYYFISTFMGDHLHWHAERLKG, encoded by the coding sequence ATGACGATCCAGACTGTCTCGACGAACAAATCCTACGGCGGCGTGCAAGGCGTGTATCGCCATGCGAGTAAGGCGACCGGAACCGACATGGTGTTCTCGGTCTATGTCCCCCCGCATGCCGACGGCGCCAAGCTGCCCGTGGTCTGGTATCTCTCCGGCCTCACCTGCACGCATGCCAACGTCACCGAGAAGGGCGAATTCCGCAAGGCCTGCGCCGAGCTTGGCCTGATCTTCGTCGCACCCGATACCTCGCCGCGCGGACCCGACGTACCCGGTGATGCCAACAACGCCTATGATTTCGGCCTCGGCGCCGGCTTCTATGTCGATGCGACGCAAGAGCCGTTCGCGCGCAACTATCGCATGTGGAGCTACGTCACCGACGAGCTTCCAAATGTCGTGGCGGGAAATTTTCCCGTCGATGCCAAACGTCAATCGGTGATGGGCCATTCGATGGGCGGCCATGGCGCGCTGACGGTCGCGCTGCGCAACCCGCACCGCTTTCGCGCCGCGAGCGCATTCGCGCCGATTGTGGCGCCGTCGCAGGTGCCCTGGGGCATCAAGGCGCTGACCGGCTATCTCGGGCCGAACAAGGATGCCTGGCGCAACCACGACACGGTGGCGCTGATCGAGGACGGCGCGAAGTTTTCCGGCTTTCTGGTCGATGTCGGCGAGGCCGATAATTTCCTGAAAGAGCAGCTCAAGCCCGAACTGCTGGAGGCCGCCTGCGCCAAGGCCAACATCCCGCTGACGATGCGGCGCCAGGCGGGGTATGACCACAGCTATTATTTCATCTCGACCTTCATGGGCGATCACCTGCACTGGCATGCGGAGCGATTGAAGGGGTGA
- a CDS encoding DUF3280 domain-containing protein — MTDLSGHATPHFVVASCGGGITIMRALICFAALLLTSSVAFADPPKLAVFDFELIDTSLPGEFYGSKPEEARLLRISEQLRKELAESGRFQLLDIAPVRDAARHANLQACGGCDLKLAAQLGAELEITGMVQKVSNLIINLNIYLRDVKTGNMIAAASADMRGNTDESWSRTMSYLIRNRLLAPNYGKP, encoded by the coding sequence ATGACCGATTTGTCAGGGCATGCAACCCCGCATTTCGTCGTCGCAAGCTGTGGAGGCGGAATCACGATCATGCGAGCGCTGATATGTTTCGCGGCTTTGCTGCTGACCAGCTCGGTCGCGTTCGCCGATCCGCCGAAGCTCGCGGTGTTCGATTTCGAGCTGATCGACACCAGCCTGCCCGGCGAGTTCTACGGCTCCAAGCCGGAAGAGGCGAGGTTGCTACGCATCAGCGAGCAGCTGCGCAAGGAACTGGCGGAGTCAGGCAGGTTCCAGCTGCTCGACATCGCGCCGGTCAGGGACGCCGCCCGTCACGCCAATCTGCAGGCCTGCGGCGGCTGCGACCTCAAGCTCGCGGCGCAATTGGGCGCCGAGCTCGAGATCACCGGCATGGTGCAGAAGGTCTCGAATCTGATCATCAATCTCAACATCTATCTGCGCGACGTGAAGACCGGCAACATGATCGCGGCCGCCAGCGCCGACATGCGCGGCAACACGGATGAATCCTGGTCGCGCACGATGAGCTATCTCATCCGCAACCGCCTGCTGGCGCCGAATTACGGCAAGCCGTGA
- a CDS encoding ABC transporter substrate-binding protein, with amino-acid sequence MIRWLVGLIGLGLAATSALAADPVTIGVGYLGVAGTRSTLSLVEQPAENDGVAGARLAIEDNNTTGTFTGQRFTLEERRIKEGEDAVQAATDLAARNGFIIADLPADALLKVSDALRDRGTLLFNAGAIDERLREADCRANVIHTAPTRAMLADALGQYLVWKKWSRWLLVVGSHDEDKLFADALRRTAARFGAKIVQERTFEDKGGARRTDSGVTLIQRQMPVFTQQAPAYDVLVAADESEVFGAYLPYRTWDPRPVAGSAGLVPRSWDASQDQWGAIQMQNRFIKLNSRRMTALDMQAWTAVRMIGEATSRTNSGDVKKVTDFIKGPDFSVAAFKGTKLTLRDWNLQLRQPILLVDGRMVVSVSPQEGFLHQVSELDTLGYDRPESKCKLK; translated from the coding sequence ATGATCCGATGGTTGGTCGGCCTGATCGGCTTAGGTCTTGCCGCGACGAGCGCGCTCGCGGCCGACCCTGTCACGATCGGCGTCGGCTATCTCGGTGTCGCCGGTACCAGATCGACGCTGTCGCTGGTCGAGCAGCCCGCCGAGAATGACGGCGTCGCCGGCGCGCGCCTTGCCATCGAGGACAACAACACCACGGGAACATTCACGGGCCAGCGCTTCACGCTGGAGGAGCGGCGCATCAAGGAGGGTGAGGATGCGGTGCAGGCCGCGACCGACCTTGCCGCGCGTAACGGCTTCATCATCGCCGATCTTCCGGCCGACGCACTGCTGAAAGTCTCGGACGCCCTGCGCGATCGCGGCACGCTGCTGTTCAACGCCGGCGCGATCGACGAGCGGCTGCGCGAGGCCGATTGCCGCGCCAACGTGATCCACACCGCGCCGACCCGCGCGATGCTGGCCGATGCGCTCGGCCAATATTTGGTGTGGAAGAAGTGGTCGCGCTGGCTGCTGGTGGTCGGCTCGCATGACGAGGACAAGCTGTTCGCCGATGCGCTCCGGCGCACTGCGGCGCGGTTCGGCGCCAAGATCGTGCAGGAACGGACCTTCGAGGACAAGGGCGGCGCACGGCGCACCGACAGTGGCGTGACGCTGATCCAGCGGCAGATGCCTGTCTTTACACAGCAGGCACCAGCTTACGACGTGCTGGTCGCCGCCGACGAGAGCGAGGTGTTCGGCGCCTACCTGCCCTATCGCACCTGGGATCCCCGTCCCGTCGCGGGCTCAGCCGGCCTCGTGCCGCGGAGCTGGGATGCTTCGCAGGACCAATGGGGCGCGATCCAGATGCAGAACCGCTTCATCAAGCTGAATTCGCGGCGCATGACCGCGCTCGACATGCAGGCCTGGACTGCGGTGCGCATGATCGGTGAAGCCACCTCGCGCACCAACTCCGGCGACGTCAAGAAGGTCACCGACTTCATCAAGGGCCCGGATTTCTCCGTCGCCGCCTTCAAGGGCACAAAGCTGACGTTGCGCGACTGGAACCTGCAATTGCGCCAGCCGATCCTGCTGGTCGACGGCCGCATGGTGGTGTCGGTGTCGCCGCAGGAAGGATTCCTGCACCAGGTCTCCGAGCTCGACACGCTCGGCTACGACCGCCCGGAGAGCAAATGCAAGCTGAAGTGA
- a CDS encoding YVTN family beta-propeller repeat protein, with protein MQAEVRTQMLRMWSVGLLSGLVAATAPAHAFIAYVSNEKSNTVSVIDTDSWTVTKTIKVGQRPRGIDFTRDGKFVMVAVGDDDTIQVIDAKTQAVVDSLPSGPDPELFAQDAAGKILYVANENDNTVTVIDLEKRARLGDIQVGVEPEGMTISPDGKTLINTSETTNMAHFIDTGSRQIVANVLVDARPRFAEFKHDSSEVWVSSEIGGTVSVIDPAKHEVIGKVNFEIPGLRKEAIQPVGIGMTKDDKTAFIALGPANRVAVVDVASRKVTKYLLVGQRVWHMAFTPDEKYLLTTNGVSNDVSVIDVAAQKVIKTIQVGELPWGITIAP; from the coding sequence ATGCAAGCTGAAGTGAGGACGCAGATGTTGCGCATGTGGAGTGTTGGGCTTCTCTCCGGACTGGTGGCGGCCACCGCGCCCGCGCATGCGTTCATCGCCTATGTCTCGAACGAGAAGAGCAACACGGTTTCGGTGATCGACACCGACAGCTGGACCGTGACCAAGACCATCAAGGTCGGCCAGCGCCCGCGCGGCATCGACTTCACGCGCGACGGCAAGTTCGTGATGGTCGCGGTCGGCGACGACGACACCATCCAGGTGATCGACGCCAAGACGCAGGCCGTGGTGGACAGCCTGCCCTCCGGCCCCGACCCCGAGCTGTTCGCCCAGGATGCGGCGGGAAAAATTCTCTATGTCGCCAACGAGAACGACAATACGGTGACGGTGATCGACCTTGAGAAGCGCGCGCGCCTCGGCGACATCCAGGTCGGCGTCGAGCCGGAGGGCATGACCATCAGCCCCGACGGCAAGACGCTGATCAACACCTCCGAGACGACCAACATGGCCCATTTCATCGACACGGGTTCGCGCCAGATCGTCGCCAACGTGCTGGTCGACGCGCGGCCGCGCTTTGCCGAGTTCAAGCATGACTCTTCGGAAGTCTGGGTGTCCTCGGAGATCGGCGGCACGGTCTCGGTGATCGATCCCGCAAAGCACGAGGTGATCGGCAAGGTCAATTTCGAGATTCCGGGCCTGAGGAAAGAGGCGATCCAGCCCGTCGGCATCGGCATGACCAAGGATGACAAAACCGCCTTCATCGCGCTCGGCCCGGCCAACCGCGTCGCCGTGGTCGATGTCGCCTCGCGCAAGGTGACGAAATATCTGCTAGTCGGCCAGCGCGTCTGGCACATGGCGTTCACGCCGGACGAAAAATATCTGCTCACCACCAATGGCGTGTCGAACGACGTTTCCGTCATCGACGTGGCCGCGCAAAAAGTGATCAAGACCATTCAGGTGGGCGAACTGCCCTGGGGCATCACGATCGCGCCATGA
- a CDS encoding ABC transporter ATP-binding protein — protein MTSPAPIAEQRETPSPDPAAVPALAIDGVGHSYGPRRALMDVSFNVQPASFTALLGLNGAGKSTLFSLITRLFGIQTGRVSIFGHDISKSPGEALRLLGVVFQPRTLDLDLSLTQNLLYHAALHGISRREAAARSAELLGRIGLADRSASKVRDLSGGQMRRLEIARALLHRPRLLLLDEPTVGLDVKARADIISHVRQLVTEQGIGVLWATHLFDEIMPGDDLVVLHQGKVLAQGPMSRVVAEAGAQDVNTAFMRLTGAQTMPGGGA, from the coding sequence ATGACCAGCCCTGCCCCCATCGCCGAACAACGCGAGACGCCGAGTCCTGACCCGGCGGCGGTGCCGGCGCTGGCAATCGACGGCGTCGGCCATTCTTACGGCCCGCGCCGGGCGCTGATGGACGTCTCCTTCAACGTGCAGCCCGCGAGTTTTACTGCGCTGCTCGGGCTCAACGGCGCGGGCAAGAGCACGCTGTTTTCACTCATCACGCGCCTGTTCGGCATCCAGACCGGCCGTGTCTCCATCTTCGGCCATGACATCAGCAAAAGTCCGGGCGAAGCGCTGCGGCTGCTCGGCGTCGTGTTCCAGCCGCGCACCCTCGACCTCGACCTGTCGTTGACGCAGAACCTGCTCTATCACGCCGCACTCCACGGCATCAGCCGCCGCGAGGCCGCCGCGCGCAGCGCCGAGCTGCTCGGCCGGATCGGGCTTGCGGACCGCTCAGCAAGCAAGGTGCGCGATCTCTCGGGCGGACAGATGCGGCGGCTGGAGATTGCCCGCGCGCTGCTGCACCGGCCGCGCCTGCTTCTGCTGGACGAGCCGACCGTCGGCCTCGACGTCAAGGCGCGCGCCGACATCATCAGCCATGTCCGCCAGCTCGTGACCGAGCAAGGCATCGGCGTGCTCTGGGCGACGCACCTGTTCGACGAAATCATGCCCGGTGACGATCTCGTGGTGCTGCACCAGGGCAAGGTGCTGGCGCAGGGGCCGATGAGCCGCGTCGTCGCGGAGGCCGGTGCACAGGACGTCAACACCGCCTTCATGCGCCTGACCGGCGCGCAGACGATGCCGGGAGGCGGGGCATGA
- a CDS encoding ABC transporter permease — MSSITTHGAPRGFSAGEYMTCLTGIVWREGLRFLHQRERFVSALVRPLVWLFIFAAGFRQVLGISIIPPYETYILYEVYIAPGLMAMIQLFNGMQSSLSMVYDREMGNMRTLLVSPLPRGFLLFCKLLAGTAVSLLQVYAFLLIAWFWDITPPPSGYLTVLPALILSGLMLGSLGMLISSGIKQLENFAGVMNFVIFPMFFASSALYPLWRVQEGSPYLYYLCQANPFTHAVELIRFALYGQINWISLAVVAACTIVFMIGAILAYDPSRGLARRGPAGGEG, encoded by the coding sequence ATGAGCAGCATCACGACGCACGGCGCGCCGCGCGGCTTCTCGGCCGGCGAGTACATGACCTGCCTCACCGGCATCGTCTGGCGCGAGGGACTGCGCTTCCTGCATCAGCGCGAGCGCTTCGTCTCGGCGCTGGTGCGACCGCTGGTGTGGCTGTTCATCTTCGCCGCCGGCTTCCGCCAGGTGCTCGGCATCTCCATCATCCCGCCCTACGAGACCTACATCCTCTACGAGGTCTATATCGCGCCCGGACTGATGGCGATGATCCAGCTCTTCAACGGCATGCAGTCCTCGCTCTCGATGGTCTACGACCGCGAGATGGGCAACATGCGCACGCTGCTGGTGAGCCCGCTGCCGCGCGGCTTCCTCCTGTTCTGCAAGCTGCTCGCGGGCACCGCGGTGTCGCTGCTCCAGGTCTATGCGTTCCTCTTGATCGCCTGGTTCTGGGACATCACCCCGCCTCCGTCAGGCTATCTCACCGTGCTGCCCGCGCTGATCCTGTCCGGATTGATGCTGGGCTCGCTCGGCATGCTGATCTCCTCCGGCATCAAGCAGCTCGAGAACTTCGCCGGCGTCATGAACTTCGTGATCTTCCCGATGTTCTTCGCCTCCTCCGCACTCTACCCGCTCTGGCGAGTGCAGGAGGGCAGCCCTTATCTGTATTATCTCTGCCAGGCCAATCCGTTCACCCATGCGGTCGAGCTGATACGTTTTGCACTCTACGGGCAAATCAACTGGATCTCGCTGGCGGTGGTCGCCGCCTGTACAATCGTCTTCATGATCGGCGCGATTTTGGCCTATGATCCCTCGCGCGGGCTGGCGCGGCGGGGCCCTGCGGGAGGCGAAGGATGA